The stretch of DNA TCCGATGACAACGCTACCGATTGTCAACCAAACCGGCGAAGAGGTCGGCCAGTACGAGATCGACACCGAGCAGATCGCTGACCGAGTCAGCAAGCAACTTCTGCACGACGCTGTTGTGATGTACCAGGCCAACCAACGCCAGGGAACCCACTCCGCGAAAACCCGCGGCCAGGTCAGCGGCACGAATAAAAAGATGTACCGCCAGAAAGGCACCGGCCACGCCCGTGCCGGTTCCAAGCGAACCAACGTTCGCCGAGGTGGTGGTGTCGCACGCACGATCAAGCCTCGCGATTACAGCTACCGACTCCCCAAAAAAGCGCTTCGCCGGGCGACTCGCATGGCAATCCGCAGTCGCATCGATGACGGCGAGATGATTGTGATCGACAACCTCGCCTTCGACGCGCCCAAGACGTCGCAGATGGCTTCGGTCCTGAAAGCGGTCGGGCTTGGTGGGACGACGACGTTGATCGCAACGGCCGACCTCGATTCGGCTGTATACAAGAGCGGCCGAAACATCCCCGGTGTCGAAGTCCAACCGGTTCGCCAACTGAACGCACTGTCGGTGCTTCGCCCCAATCGTGTTCTGGTCACCAAGGAAGCCTTGGACAAGATCAAGGACGATTCGTTCGCGAAAGCTGACGCCGAATAAACAGGTATTCATCAGGCTTCCAAGCCAGAGCAACAACCATGGCAAGAATTCAACCACCGGCACAGCCCGAAACGAAAATCAAACTCGAGCCGCATCAGATTCTGTTGCGTCCGCTCGTGACCGAAAAAGGCGTCCATCGAGCGACTCGGCACAACGAGTACGCGTTCGAAGTGCACCAAATGGCCACAAAGCCGGAAATCAAGGCTGCCGTGGAAAAACTTTTCGAGGTCCGCGTCGAGAAGGTCTGCACACAGAACCGCAAAGGCAAAATGAAACGGACCCGTACCGGGTACGGACGCACCTCGGATTGGCGCCGAGCCATTGTGCACCTGCACGAAGAAGACAAGATCGATTTCTTCTAGGCCGAACACCTAGCCGAATCGAAGTACCAACACAGCAACTCAACTAGAACCCGAAGACATCCGCGATGGGAATTCGCATCTACAAGCCGACCAGCGCCGGACGCCGAAACGCGTCGGTCAGCGACTTTGCTGAGCTGACCCCCGGCTACACGGTCGAAAAGTCCTTGCTGAAGCCGAAGCGAAAGACCGGCGGCCGAAACAACCAAGGTAAGATCACGGCTCGACACCGTGGTGGTGGTCACAAGCAGAAGTATCGAATCATTGACTTTCGACGGGTCAAAGACGACGTCGTCGCGACGGTTGACTCGATCCAATACGACCCCAACCGTTCGGCTCGAATCGCGCTGCTGAAATATCCCGATGGTGAGAAATCATACGTCATCGCACCAAACGGCCTGAAGGCAGGCGACAAGGTGCAAAACGGAGCGGACGCGCCTCCTACGGTTGGCAATTGCCTTCCACTGAAGAACATCCCACTCGGAACGACCGTCTGCTGCTTAGAAATGCGAATCGGCGGTGGTGCTGTGTTGTGTCGATCGGCCGGAACAGGTGCGACCTTGATGGCACGCGAAGCCGACTGGGCACAAATCCAATTGCCGAGCGGTGAAGTTCGCCGGATTCCGAGCCGTTGCCGAGCGACCATTGGCCAGGTCGGCAACAGCGAACACATGAACATTGTCCTCGGGAAAGCCGGCCGGGCACGCTGGTTGGGACGCCGTCCGCACGTTCGCGGTACTGCGATGAACCCGATCGACCACCCGCACGGTGGTGGTGAAGGCCGAACCAAGGGCGGACGTCACCCGGTGAGCCCGCAGGGCAAGAGCGCCAAGGGTGGTGCCACACGACAAAAACGCAAACCCAGCAACAGCTCGATCGTTCGCCGCCGCAAGAGCAAGCGGTACGGTCAATTGAAGCTGCGTTAGTAAACGCTGAAACATTCCATCCAAGCGCGACACGTAACTGAAACACGATGAGCCGCAGTAGCAAGAAAGGCCCCTTCGTCGATCCGAAGCTGTACTTCAAGGTGCAGAAGCAGGCGGAAGAAGGGAAGAAAACCCCGATCAAAACCTGGGCACGGTCCTGCACGATCGTTCCCGAGTTCATCAACGTGACGTTCGCCGTGCACGATGGCCGCAAGCACGTTCCCGTGCTGGTCACCGAAGACATGGTGGGTCACAAGTTGGGCGAGTTCGCACCGACGCGGACGTTCAAAGGCCACGGCGGCAAGAAAAAGTAAGGTCGAACGATGTCAGAATTTAAAGCAAGCCATCGCAACGCACGCATCAGTCCCCGCAAGGTTCGACTGGTAGCGGACTTGGTTCGTGGTCAGTACGCCGACGAGGCTCTGGACCTACTCAAGTTCCAGCCGCAACGTGGTGCTCGAATGCTCGAAAAGGTGATCCGCAGTGCGGTCGCCAACGCACTCGACCCCGACCAAACGTCGGGCAATCCACACCGGATTGAAGAACTGGTCCTGACCGACGTACGTGTCGACGGCGGTTCGATGTTCCGCCGAATGCGGCCACGGGCACGTGGTAGTGCTCACATTATCAAGAAGCGCAGTAGTCACATCACCGTTTCGGTGACGCCGATCGACGAAATCGCGGAAGTCTAAGCTCAACCGGTCACGGACAAGAAAAAGAGAAAAATACGATGGGACAAAAAGTCAACCCGATCGCGTTTCGAACCGGTGTAACCCGCGGCTGGTCGAGCCGGTGGTACGCGTCCAAGCAAGACTTCGCGGACCTGTTGGTCGAAGATCGCAAGTTGCGGAACTTCATCACCAACCACCCTAAGAAAACACAATACAAGAACGCCGGAATCGATCGCATCGAAATCGAGCGGACGCGCGACGAAGTCCGTGTGATGATGTTTGTCGCTCGCCCCGGTTTGATCATCGGCAAGAAGGGTCAAGAGATCGAGATCCTTCAGGCCGAATTGCAAAACCTGATCGGACGCCGCATCAACTTGAAAGTTGAAGAGGTCGGGCGCCCCGAACTGCAAGCACAGTTGGTCGCCGAAGACATCGCGCAGCAACTGCAAAAACGATCCAGCTTCCGTCGAACGATGAAGCGATCGTTGGAACAAACCATGGATGCCGGCGCCAAAGGGATCAAGATCCAGCTGGCCGGCCGATTGGGCGGAGCCGAAATGGCACGCCGCGAAAAACAGAGCTTGGGCTCAATCCCGTTGAGCACCTTGCAAGCGAAAATTGACTATGGGACCGCTGAAGCCATGACGCCACAGGGGCACATTGGCATTCAAGTCTGGATTAACCAAGGTACTTACGGAGACGACAACGATGGCGTTGATGCCCAAACGGGTCAAGCATCGAAAAAGCCAAAGAGGTCGCATAAAAGGTAGTGCGACTCGTGGCAATAGGGTCGTCTTTGGTGACTTCGGGATCCAGTCTCTGGAACCCGGGTGGATCAAGGCGACCACGATCGAGGCGGGCCGGATCGCGGCCCAACAATATGTCCGTGGTGAAGGGAAGCTCTACATCCGAATTTTTCCCGACAAGAGTGTCACCAGCACGCCGCTGGAAACTCGGATGGGTAAAGGTAAGGGTGAACCAGATTTCTGGGCCGCGGTCGTCAAACCGGGCACGATCCTTTACGAGCTCGGCGGTGTAACCGAACAACAGGCCAAGGTTTGTTTCGCTCGTTTGGCGAGCAAACTGCCGGTCAAAGTGCGTTTCGTCGAACGACGAACGTTTTAAGCAACGTGATGACGTCCGGCCGCGGTCGACGCGGCCGGCTCATCGAGATCGATTCATTCCAACGTAAGACGATTGGGCCTGGTCATGACCAGCAACAGTGAACTGAGAGAAATGAGCGACGAGCAACTCGAAGCGACCGCTGCCGAAGCGGCTCGTGAGCTGTTCCAGTTGCGTTTCCAGTCTCAGTCGGAGCGTTTGAGTACGCCCAGCGATATCCGAAAAAACCGACGTTTGATTGCTCGGATCAAGACGATTCAGACCGAGCGATCCAAAGCCGCGGAAGCAAACTCCACACCAGCCTAAGTTAGCAAAGCAAAATGCCAAAACGCGTAGTTTCGGGCATCGTCACCAGCGACAAGATGGACAAGACGCGCCGCGTCGAAATCCATCGGTCGGTGAAACACCCCAAGTACAAAAAATACGTCAGCCGTCGCACCGTCTGCCACGTGCACGACGAAAATAACGAATCCGGCGTCGGCGACAAAGTTGAAATCATTGAAAGCGAGCCACTGAGCAAGCTGAAACGTTGGCGATTGGTCCGCGTGATCGAGAAGAGCACGGAAGTGGACCTGGTTGCCTTGCGTGCGGCTCGTAAAGAAGCCGAGCAGGCCGAAGCGGCCGCCGCTGGTAGTGAAAGCGAATAAGTCAATTTTAGATTGTGATAACTCACCATGATCCAACAAGAAACTCGCCTCGATGTCGCAGATAACACGGGTGCCCGTCAAGTCATGTGCATCAAGGTGCTCGGCGGAAGCCGACGACGCTTTGCCAGTGTTGGCGACATCATTGTTTGCAGCGTGAAAAGCGTGATCCCCGGCAGCGACATCAAGAAGAAGTCCATTGTCCGGGCCGTCATCGTCCGTACCAAGACACCGACGCGTCGCCCCGACGGAAGTTACATCAAATTCGATTCCAACGCGGTCGTCCTGATCGACAAAGATAAAGGACCTCGCGGGACTCGGATCTTCGGTGCCGTCGCTCGCGAATTGCGTGAACAAAACTTTATGAAGATCGTCTCCCTGGCCAACGAAGTGGTTTGACGCATTGTTCGTCACTGGACTCGTTTGTCCGTCAAGAGATGCTTCCCTAAGGATACACACCCCATGTTACTCCAAGTTGATGACGAAGTTCTGGTGATCGCCGGAGGTGACAAAGGTCACCGCGGTAAGGTCCTGGTCGTCGATCGAAAGAAAAACAAGGTTGTTGTCGAAGGTGCCGGCTTGGTCCGAAAGCACGTTCGCCGCAGCCAGAAGAACCCCCAAGGCGGTCGCCTGAGCAAAGAGATGCCCATCCACGCTAGTAACGTGATGGTTATCGATCCTTCCGACAACAAGCCGACACGCATCGGCGTTCGCTATCTGGAAGACGGCTCGAAGGAACGATTCGCCAAAAAGAGCGGTAAGAGCTTGGGCCGAATCGCCCCGGCACGTGAACGTTACCAAAAGTCATAGCGGCAAGTAGAACAGAAGAATGTCTGATAAACCCCGACTTCAAGCGGCCTACGAGGACACGATCCGCGGCAAGCTGACCGAGCAATTCGGTTACAGCAATCCGCACCAAGTCCCGCGTATGGAAAAGATCACGCTCAACATGGGCGTCGGCCAAGCGATCGGCGACAAAAAGATCCTGGACTTCGCAGTCGATGCGATGACGCAGATCTCCGGCCAAAAACCGGTGATCACGACCGCACGGAAATCGATCGCGGGCTTTAAGCTTCGCGAAGGGATGCCGATCGGATGCATGGTCACCATGCGACGTCAACGCATGTACGAGTTCATGGATCGATTGGTCGCAATCGTCCTGCCTCGTGTCCGTGACTTTCGTGGGATCAGCCGCAAAGCCTTCGACGGAAACGGCAACTACACCTTGGGCCTCACCGAACAATTGGTGTTCCCCGAGTTGAACCCCGACAAGTTCACCCGCCCGCAAGGGATGAACCTGACGTTCGTCACGTCGGCCAAAACGAATGACGAAGCACGAACACTGTTGGAAATGATGGGTATGCCCTTTAAAGCTGCCCCAGGAAAGAAACAGGACGCCGCGTGACGGCCACTGAGACACTTACTGTTGTAGCCAACCGTTTCACACTGAAACCCTTTCAAACGCTGAAACCCCCAGAAGACGCCCGTGGCAAGTAAAGCAAAGATCGCCAAGGCAAACCGGAAGCCAAAGTTCAGTACCCGACGCGAGAACCGTTGCAAGTTCTGTGGTCGACCCCGTGCGGTCTATCGCAAGTTTGGAATTTGCCGAATCTGTTTCCGCGAGAATGCGAACTTGGGTTTGATCCCCGGTGTTCGTAAGGCCAGTTGGTAGAGCAACGGAGCGACGAAAAGCCATGATGACTGACCCTATTGCAGACATGTTGACCCGCATCCGCAACGCCGTTCGTGTTGAACGCCCGTATGTGGATATCCCCGCTAGCCGCGTCAAGCGAGGCATCGCCGATGTTCTCAAACGCGAAGGCTTTATCTGGGATTGGGAAGAAGTCGAGCACCAACCTGTGAACCAGTTGCGTTTGGAACTGAAGTACGGAAGCAACGGCGAACGTGTGATCCAAACGATCAAACGGATGAGCAAGCCCGGACGCCGACTTTATTGCCACTGCAAAGACCTCAAGCCAGTCTTAGGCGGTTTGGGGATCACGATCATCAGCACCAGCAAAGGTGTGATCAGCGATCGTGAAGCTCGCCGCGAAAAAGTCGGCGGCGAAATCCTTTGCGAAGTCGCTTAGGACCACCAACGAATCACTCATTGCGGCTGCCGTTCGCTTCGCCGCAAGAGCCCATTAATTTCGGTCACCCGTGCAGTTTTTAAGGCCCGGTGTCGACCTCCGGCCCTCCCAGCATTGGGTCGGGCGTGGTAAAACAAAATAATTGAATCACTAGACCAAAGCCTTGGTTCGCCAAAGGCGTTTTCAGCAAGTGACCTGAAATGAGTCGTATCGGAAAAAAACCAGTTGAGATCCCTAGCGGCGTGACCGTTGCGGTAGCCGATCGGGTAATCAACGTCGAAGGCCCCAAGGGCAAACTGACGTTCACCCACCGCCCCGAAGTCAACGTCGCGGTGGAAGACAACGTCGTTAGCGTATCGCGAGATTCGGACGACCGAACCGCTCGTGAACTGCACGGTTTGACCCGAGCGTTGGTCAACAACATGGTCGAAGGCGTCACGCAGGGCTACGAGAAAAAGCTCGAGATCGTTGGCGTCGGTTACTTGGCAAACATCGCCGGCGACACCTTGCAATTGCGAGTCGGGTTTGCCAACGAACTGAGCCGCAAGATCCCCAGCGACCTCAACGTCAATTGCCCCGATCAAACTCACATCGTGATCCAAGGCTGTGACAAGCAGAAGGTCACGCAGTTCGCCGCCGAAATTCGGGCGTTGCGTAAACCCGAGCCCTACAAGGGTAAGGGGATTCGCTACCAAGGTGAACACGTCAAGATTAAACCTGGTAAGGCTGCTACCAAGTAATCTAGGTCAACAACGAATCACACAACGATATCAACCGAAGCGATCATTGCGACGGGACTGTTATGGACAAGAACAAGAAACTTCAAAAACAGCGCAAGCGGCGTCGAAACCACGTCCGCAATGTGCTCCGCGGTTCCGCCGATCGCCCTCGTTTGTGCGTGCAACGCTCGCTCAAGCACTTTTCGGTTCAACTGATCGACGACAGCAGCGGCAAGACGTTGGCCAGTGCCAGCACCCGCGACAAGGCGGTGCGTGAATCGATCGGTACCGGCGGTAACTGCGACGCGGCGGCACAAATCGGAAAGACAATTGCCGAGAAAGCGAGTGCGGCTGGCATTAAGGCTGCGAAATTGGACCGCGGTCACAACCGCTACCATGGTCGAGTGAAAGCATTCGCCGACGCCGCTCGCGAAGGCGGGTTGGTTCTTTAACAGTCAACGAAACAATTGCCGCTCTTAAACCCGGGCGGCCCACTGAGGGTTGGAACCATTAGTAACGCAAATAATCAAAATCGTCGTCGCGGCAACAAGCCTGCAGAGGAGTCCAAAGATGACGGCCTTCTCGATCGCGTCGTAAAGATCAAACGTTGTGCCGCCGTTGTCAAAGGTGGTCGACGGTTCAGCTTCGCCGCCATGGTGGTCGTCGGCGACGGCCAAGGTCGTGTCGGTTGGGGCTACGGCAAAGCGAACGAGGTCCCGCCGAGCGTCCAAAAGGCAACCAAACAAGCGACCCGTGACATGATCAACGTTCCGTTGGTCGAAGGCAGTATCCCGCATCAGGTGTGGGGCCAATTTGGAGCCGCCAAAGTCACGTTGATCCCCGCCGGTGCCGGTACCGGTATTATCGCCGGACAAGCCGTTCGCGCCGTATGCGAAGCTTGTGGAATCCACGACATTTTGACGAAGTCCTTCGGAACCAATAATCCCGTCACGCTGGTGAAAGCGACCGTTGACGCGCTCAGCAAGCTTCGGACTCGTGAAGAGATCGCGGCCTTGCGTGGCATCAGTGTCGAAGAACTCTCGGCACACTAAAGTCAGCGGCGCGTGAGTCGCTCCGCCAGGAGCCTCCGCAATGCATTCATCGCCCACATCAAGCTCATTTAAAGTCACTGGGTTTCGTCATGAACCTGAACGATGTCCATCGCGGAATTCAAAAGAACCGCAAACGAAAACGTATCGGCCGCGGTCCCGGTAGCGGTACCGGCAAGACATCCGGTCGCGGTCACAAAGGCCACAAAAGCCGTAGCGGTTACAGCCGCAAACCGAACTTCCAAGGCGGCGCGATGCCGATGTTCCGCCGCGTCCCCAAACGTGGTTTCAATAACCGCTGGGCGACCACGGTCTTCGCCGTTAATGTCGGAACCCTCAACGATCGATTCGAAGATGGCGATGAGGTCACACTCGAGGCAATGGCCGCGAAGGATGTCGCCAAAGGCACCTTCGATGAGGTCAAGATCCTTGGTGACGGCGAATTGTCAAAGAAACTGACCGTGTCGGCGCACCGTTTCAGCAAGTCGGCCGAAGAAAAGATCACTGCTGCCGGCGGAACCGTCAACAAGCTCGTCGCGAAACGAACTCCAGAAGAGCGCGTCGCGGCACTCAAAGAAGCCGGAAAGTAGTCGCACAGACGTTCGGCTTTAAGGTCTCGCTCGCCGAGGCTGGCAGAATCGGTCATCCACGACCGCGATCGCTTCGCCTCGGACTTTCTAGGACTGACCTCGCCGTCGTTGGCAGAAATCACTACAGTTTCCGCAGACCATTTTGTCGAACATTGACGAGTCGAGCGAATGCTTGAAAAACTGCGAATCATCTTCACCATTCCCGAGCTGCGGAAAAAGATTTTCCTGACCCTTGGGTTGCTGGCGATCTACCGTATCGGGTTCCACATCCCACTTCCGATGGTCGACAACACGCCGACCGATTCTGCCGGGGGTGGCGCTGCCGACTTCCTGCAGCGTGTCAGCTTGTTCGCGGCGAGTGATCTGCGGCAACTGACGATCTTTGGGCTGGGAATCATGCCGTACATTTCGGCGTCGATCATCTTGCAGCTACTTGGCACTACGGTTCCGGCGTTGGCGGAATTGAAGAAAGAAGGCCAAGCAGGGCAGAAGAAGATCAACGAATACACTCGGTACCTCACTGTTGGTATCTGCTTGGTACAGAGCTGGATCTACCTTTCGGTGATGTTGACCGCTTCGGGCCCCGGCGGCGGAAACATCAACCCGAACTTCCTGAACTCGACCGGCACGGCGTTGTACTTCCCATGGCAAGTGACCGCGGTTGCGGTGATGACCTGCGGAAGTATTTTCCTGATGTGGCTCGGCGAGCAGATTGACGAGCACGGCATCGGTAACGGAATCAGCTTGTTGATCATGGCAGGGATCCTCGCTCAGATGCCCAAGGCGTTGTACGAGCTGGTCCGCAACATGGAGACTCAGTTGACCGGCCTGGCCCGCGGACAGGTTGGGATCGAGACGTTAATCTTGCTCTTTGTGCTGTTCATCGGGGTGGTGATCGGCGTGGTGTTTATCACGCTGGGCCAACGAAAGATCCCGACACAGTCGGCGAAATTCACCCGCGGACGAAAAGTCTACGGCGGCAGCCGCCAATTTTTGCCGCTGCGTATTAACCAAGCCGGTGTGATGCCGATCATCTTCGCCAGTAGCTTGTTGATGATCCCTGGCGTTGCGATCGGGGCGGCCGCGGGTCTGTTCGAACCGGGAAGCTTTTTGTTCGACGCCCTGAACCTGATTGGGTTGACGCTGAACGATCCCGCATCGTTCGTCTATAGCCTTCTCTATGTCGCGTTGATCTTCTTCTTTTGCTACTTCTGGACGGCGATTACGTTCAATCCAAAAGAGATCTCCGACAACCTGAAAGAAAGTGGGACGTTCATCCCGGGTTATCGACCGGGTAAGCGAACAACGGACTACTTGGAAAAGGTAATGCTACGCATCACCTATGTCGGTGCAGCCTTCCTTTCGATCGTCGCGATCGTCCCAACGGTGGTTTACGGTTCTCTTGGCGTGCCTTACGCGGTTGCCGGTTTCTACGGAGGCACCGGTTTGTTGATCGCAGTCAGTGTTGCGTTCGACTTAGTCCAAAAGATCGATGCCCACCTGGTGATGCGAAACTATCGCGGTCTTCTTGAAGGTGCCGGTGGCGGTGTTACTCCGGTCGTTTAGATCGGACGTGCGGCGAAGTGAGATAGACGGATCCAGGCTGATGCGAGTAGTCTTCATCGGTCCGCCTGGAGCGGGCAAAGGAACACAGTGCAGACGTCTGCAGACGGAGCTTGGCGTTCCCCACGTCTCGACGGGCGAAATGCTCCGGGCGACGAAAAGTGATTCGCCGATCGGCAAGATGATTGCTGATCTGATCGACGGCGGAAACCTCGCCCCCGACGACCTTGTGATGCAGTACGTCGTCGACCGTCTTAAAAAACCGGATTGCAATGCCGGGGTTCTATT from Roseiconus lacunae encodes:
- the rplD gene encoding 50S ribosomal protein L4; amino-acid sequence: MTTLPIVNQTGEEVGQYEIDTEQIADRVSKQLLHDAVVMYQANQRQGTHSAKTRGQVSGTNKKMYRQKGTGHARAGSKRTNVRRGGGVARTIKPRDYSYRLPKKALRRATRMAIRSRIDDGEMIVIDNLAFDAPKTSQMASVLKAVGLGGTTTLIATADLDSAVYKSGRNIPGVEVQPVRQLNALSVLRPNRVLVTKEALDKIKDDSFAKADAE
- the rplW gene encoding 50S ribosomal protein L23; translated protein: MARIQPPAQPETKIKLEPHQILLRPLVTEKGVHRATRHNEYAFEVHQMATKPEIKAAVEKLFEVRVEKVCTQNRKGKMKRTRTGYGRTSDWRRAIVHLHEEDKIDFF
- the rplB gene encoding 50S ribosomal protein L2: MGIRIYKPTSAGRRNASVSDFAELTPGYTVEKSLLKPKRKTGGRNNQGKITARHRGGGHKQKYRIIDFRRVKDDVVATVDSIQYDPNRSARIALLKYPDGEKSYVIAPNGLKAGDKVQNGADAPPTVGNCLPLKNIPLGTTVCCLEMRIGGGAVLCRSAGTGATLMAREADWAQIQLPSGEVRRIPSRCRATIGQVGNSEHMNIVLGKAGRARWLGRRPHVRGTAMNPIDHPHGGGEGRTKGGRHPVSPQGKSAKGGATRQKRKPSNSSIVRRRKSKRYGQLKLR
- the rpsS gene encoding 30S ribosomal protein S19; its protein translation is MSRSSKKGPFVDPKLYFKVQKQAEEGKKTPIKTWARSCTIVPEFINVTFAVHDGRKHVPVLVTEDMVGHKLGEFAPTRTFKGHGGKKK
- the rplV gene encoding 50S ribosomal protein L22, giving the protein MSEFKASHRNARISPRKVRLVADLVRGQYADEALDLLKFQPQRGARMLEKVIRSAVANALDPDQTSGNPHRIEELVLTDVRVDGGSMFRRMRPRARGSAHIIKKRSSHITVSVTPIDEIAEV
- the rpsC gene encoding 30S ribosomal protein S3; the protein is MGQKVNPIAFRTGVTRGWSSRWYASKQDFADLLVEDRKLRNFITNHPKKTQYKNAGIDRIEIERTRDEVRVMMFVARPGLIIGKKGQEIEILQAELQNLIGRRINLKVEEVGRPELQAQLVAEDIAQQLQKRSSFRRTMKRSLEQTMDAGAKGIKIQLAGRLGGAEMARREKQSLGSIPLSTLQAKIDYGTAEAMTPQGHIGIQVWINQGTYGDDNDGVDAQTGQASKKPKRSHKR
- the rplP gene encoding 50S ribosomal protein L16 — translated: MPKRVKHRKSQRGRIKGSATRGNRVVFGDFGIQSLEPGWIKATTIEAGRIAAQQYVRGEGKLYIRIFPDKSVTSTPLETRMGKGKGEPDFWAAVVKPGTILYELGGVTEQQAKVCFARLASKLPVKVRFVERRTF
- the rpmC gene encoding 50S ribosomal protein L29 — translated: MTSNSELREMSDEQLEATAAEAARELFQLRFQSQSERLSTPSDIRKNRRLIARIKTIQTERSKAAEANSTPA
- the rpsQ gene encoding 30S ribosomal protein S17, whose product is MPKRVVSGIVTSDKMDKTRRVEIHRSVKHPKYKKYVSRRTVCHVHDENNESGVGDKVEIIESEPLSKLKRWRLVRVIEKSTEVDLVALRAARKEAEQAEAAAAGSESE
- the rplN gene encoding 50S ribosomal protein L14; protein product: MIQQETRLDVADNTGARQVMCIKVLGGSRRRFASVGDIIVCSVKSVIPGSDIKKKSIVRAVIVRTKTPTRRPDGSYIKFDSNAVVLIDKDKGPRGTRIFGAVARELREQNFMKIVSLANEVV
- the rplX gene encoding 50S ribosomal protein L24, encoding MLLQVDDEVLVIAGGDKGHRGKVLVVDRKKNKVVVEGAGLVRKHVRRSQKNPQGGRLSKEMPIHASNVMVIDPSDNKPTRIGVRYLEDGSKERFAKKSGKSLGRIAPARERYQKS
- the rplE gene encoding 50S ribosomal protein L5, which encodes MSDKPRLQAAYEDTIRGKLTEQFGYSNPHQVPRMEKITLNMGVGQAIGDKKILDFAVDAMTQISGQKPVITTARKSIAGFKLREGMPIGCMVTMRRQRMYEFMDRLVAIVLPRVRDFRGISRKAFDGNGNYTLGLTEQLVFPELNPDKFTRPQGMNLTFVTSAKTNDEARTLLEMMGMPFKAAPGKKQDAA
- a CDS encoding type Z 30S ribosomal protein S14; amino-acid sequence: MASKAKIAKANRKPKFSTRRENRCKFCGRPRAVYRKFGICRICFRENANLGLIPGVRKASW
- the rpsH gene encoding 30S ribosomal protein S8; this translates as MMTDPIADMLTRIRNAVRVERPYVDIPASRVKRGIADVLKREGFIWDWEEVEHQPVNQLRLELKYGSNGERVIQTIKRMSKPGRRLYCHCKDLKPVLGGLGITIISTSKGVISDREARREKVGGEILCEVA
- the rplF gene encoding 50S ribosomal protein L6; amino-acid sequence: MSRIGKKPVEIPSGVTVAVADRVINVEGPKGKLTFTHRPEVNVAVEDNVVSVSRDSDDRTARELHGLTRALVNNMVEGVTQGYEKKLEIVGVGYLANIAGDTLQLRVGFANELSRKIPSDLNVNCPDQTHIVIQGCDKQKVTQFAAEIRALRKPEPYKGKGIRYQGEHVKIKPGKAATK
- the rplR gene encoding 50S ribosomal protein L18; amino-acid sequence: MDKNKKLQKQRKRRRNHVRNVLRGSADRPRLCVQRSLKHFSVQLIDDSSGKTLASASTRDKAVRESIGTGGNCDAAAQIGKTIAEKASAAGIKAAKLDRGHNRYHGRVKAFADAAREGGLVL
- the rpsE gene encoding 30S ribosomal protein S5; amino-acid sequence: MPLLNPGGPLRVGTISNANNQNRRRGNKPAEESKDDGLLDRVVKIKRCAAVVKGGRRFSFAAMVVVGDGQGRVGWGYGKANEVPPSVQKATKQATRDMINVPLVEGSIPHQVWGQFGAAKVTLIPAGAGTGIIAGQAVRAVCEACGIHDILTKSFGTNNPVTLVKATVDALSKLRTREEIAALRGISVEELSAH
- the rplO gene encoding 50S ribosomal protein L15, which codes for MNLNDVHRGIQKNRKRKRIGRGPGSGTGKTSGRGHKGHKSRSGYSRKPNFQGGAMPMFRRVPKRGFNNRWATTVFAVNVGTLNDRFEDGDEVTLEAMAAKDVAKGTFDEVKILGDGELSKKLTVSAHRFSKSAEEKITAAGGTVNKLVAKRTPEERVAALKEAGK
- the secY gene encoding preprotein translocase subunit SecY, with protein sequence MLEKLRIIFTIPELRKKIFLTLGLLAIYRIGFHIPLPMVDNTPTDSAGGGAADFLQRVSLFAASDLRQLTIFGLGIMPYISASIILQLLGTTVPALAELKKEGQAGQKKINEYTRYLTVGICLVQSWIYLSVMLTASGPGGGNINPNFLNSTGTALYFPWQVTAVAVMTCGSIFLMWLGEQIDEHGIGNGISLLIMAGILAQMPKALYELVRNMETQLTGLARGQVGIETLILLFVLFIGVVIGVVFITLGQRKIPTQSAKFTRGRKVYGGSRQFLPLRINQAGVMPIIFASSLLMIPGVAIGAAAGLFEPGSFLFDALNLIGLTLNDPASFVYSLLYVALIFFFCYFWTAITFNPKEISDNLKESGTFIPGYRPGKRTTDYLEKVMLRITYVGAAFLSIVAIVPTVVYGSLGVPYAVAGFYGGTGLLIAVSVAFDLVQKIDAHLVMRNYRGLLEGAGGGVTPVV